From the Candidatus Manganitrophaceae bacterium genome, the window CCGGCGTGAAGCGCTGGACGCGAGCTCAGCGCGGCGCGACTTGACCGGCCCGGCTGAGCGCCGCTTTGGCACTGCTTGGCACTGCTTGGATAGAAAAGTAAAAACAAGCTTTTGAGTATAACGGATCTATCCGAAAAGTCAACTCTGTCCCAGGGTTCTTTCAGGAAACCGGTCTCTGCGGGCCGAGGAAATTTCGAGCGGCGGCGAGCTGGCCTGGATTCCCAAGAAGGAGAAGCTTATCGCCGGCCCGGAGTTCTTCGCTCGGATCGGGATTCGTCATCCGGTCGCCATTTCGCTCGATGACGATAATGCTGGCGCCCGTCCGGCTCCGGAGCCGAAGCTCGCTGATGAGCTGACCGGTGGCGGCCGATCGATCGTCAATGAACACCGTCTCCAGCACGACCTCTTTTAGATTCGCCGGCAGCGGGAGAGCGCGCCCTTCGGAAAAGGGAAGCGGCGACGGCTGCCACACTTCGTCCAGAGCGATCTGAGCGCGGTCGTGGATTCGGATGAGCACCCGCCAGAGCAACCCGGAAACCGCCGCAATCAAGATCAACGAGACAAACAAAATCGGCCAGGGAGGGAGAAAGGTCAGGCTGATCAGAAAAATCCAAACCGCCATTAGGACCGTTCCGGCGACTAAAATACTGTTGGAGATCACCGTTCGGATCGCCGGCGCCCGGACACCGGCCCCGCTTTGCCGAACACTGATTTCAGAGAGGAGAAAACCGAACGATTGAAGCTTCCGAAACGTGGCAAGAAGCGGCACCAGCGTCACCAGAACGGTCACCCACCAGACCAGCGCTTTCGGTCCGCCGACCGATGCGGGAAGCCATGGCGCATCGATCCCTTTTGCCATATAGGCCGCCACCGTGAAAGCGGCGGTAATCAATACCATATTCAGCCCGATCTGCCATGCCAGCCGCCGGGCCAAGCGGTTCGCCTGACTCTGTCTTCCGCTGCTCTTCAATCGCCTGATCCAATCGGTATAGAGGTTCAGCCAGACAACCAGCGTCCGCGGCGCCCTTTGATCAAACCGCTGCACCAGACGGTCGGCGAGGCCAATCAGAAAGGGGGTCAGCAGCGTGGTCACCGCCGAGACGGTCACCGCAATCGGATAGAGAAACGGAGCGGTGACATCCAGGTTGATCCCAAGCGAGGCGATGATGAAAGAGAACTCTCCGATCTGCGCCAATCCCATCCCGACCCGGAGGGAGGTCCGAAGGTCGTTTCCGGCAATTAAGGTCCCGAGGCTGCAGGTGACGACCTTTCCGATCACCACCACCAGCGTAATCACCACGATCGGTATCGTATATTTCACGAGAAGCGCCGGATCGATCTGCATTCCGATGGCGACAAAAAAGACGGCGCTGAACATGTCCCGCACCGGCGCGACGAGATGCTCGATCTTCCCGATCTCGCGCGCCTCCGCGATGATGGCGCCGATCAAGAAAGCCCCCAGCGCGATGCTGTAGCCGAACCGGGCCGCCAACAGCGAGAACCCGAAGCAGAGCGCCAGCACCGTCACAAGGAGCATCTCGTCGCTCTTGTATCGGCCGACATAGCGAAGCAGCCGCGGCACCGCCAGCAGGCCGAAGACGAGGACGGCGACCAGAAAAATCCCAAGCCGTCCGGCCGTGATCACCGCCTCTTCGAGCTGTAAGGAGCCGGTCATGGCGACGGTCGAGAGGAGCGCGATAATCAAAATGGCCAAAACATCTTCGACGATCAAAATCCCGAAGATCATCTGGGCAAACGGCTCTTTCGTTTTCCCCAGCTCCTCCAGCGCTTTCACGATAATGGTCGTCGAAGAGATCGAGAGGATCGCTCCGAGGAAAAGGCTATCCATGACGCTCCAGCCGAAGAGCTGTCCGGTCTCATAACCGATCCAGACCATGAAGACGATCTCGAGCGTCGCGGCCAGCAGCGCCGCGGCCCCGACCTCTTTCAGCTTGCGGAGGTTGAAATCGAGCCCCAATGCGAACATCAGAAAAATGATCCCCAACTGCGCCAGCGTTTCAATCGAACCCTCATCACTGATGAGCGGAGAAGGAGGGGTATGCGGGCCGATAATCAAGCCGGCAAGGATATAACCGAGGACCACCGGGAGATGAAATCGATGGAAGAAAATGGTCACCCCCCCCGAAACGATCATGACCACGGCGAGGTCTTGGAGAAGAAGGGTATCGTGCATGCGCTCCACATCCGAATTTAAAATGGCCAGCCTATCCTAACAAGGGGCTCTTGCTTTTTCAATCAGAGATGCCGCGGCGGGAGGGGAGCGCTCTCTTTCGAAACCATAACATTCTAAATCAAAGACCTGGGAATGGGCGCTGCTCTTGACCTGACGGCCTAAGGTCGTGGGATTTTACCCCACACTCTAAGTCAGGCAATTCCCCCAACCAACCCCACTTCTCCCCAGGCAGCGCGCTTTCTTTTTCATCTCGGTTCTGATAAAATCCGCTGCTGTTAAACTGTCTCAAATATAAGGAGGAAAATGAAGCAGACATCGATTGGGGTTCTCTTTCTCGCCCTTGTTTTGATCGCGAATGGAGCGCTTTGGGCCGCTCCGCCCGACCCGAAAGCGAAACCGCCGGCCAAAACCGAAAAGGCGCCGGAGAGCAAAGAGCCGGGGACCGCGGTGCCTTCGCTTGGAAACGATCATATCCAATCGATCGAGTCGCCTCATCCTCCCTATAACAGCAAGCCCCCCACGTCGGGTCCGCATGTCCCGTTTGTTGCGCGGTGGGGAATTTACGACCGGCAGATTCCGAATGAGCTCCAGGTCCACAATCTGGAAGATGGCGGGGTCATCATCCAATACGATTGCAAAAACTGTACAGAGATGGTTCAGAAAATTGAGACACTTGCCAAGGAATACCTTCAAAAGGCCCAGACGGAAGGGCAAAAAAGCCGTTACGGGCATCTCCTCGTCGGTCCCTACGCCGGACTCGACACGCCGATCGCACTGACCGCTTGGGGAAAGATCGACAAGCTCAATGAGTTCGACGAAGCTAGAATTCGTCGTTTTATAGAGGCATACATCGGGATTGACCACCATCCGAGTCACGAATAAAGCCGCTATATTCGAGGTGGCCCCATCGGCCGCCCGAGGATGGCGTTTCCCTGTCGTTCCATTGACTCTTGCAGCCCTCTCCGGCTTACTCCTCTGTCTGAGCTTCCCAAGATGGGAGCTCTACCCGCTCGCCTGGTTTGCGTTGGTTCCCCTTTTCTACGCCTTGGAGGGAACCTCTCCGAAACGGGCTTTTTTGATCGGCTGGATGGCAGGGCTCGTTTACTTCGCCGGGACCCTCTCTTGGGTGACGATCAGCATGAGCCAATATGGAAAAATCCCCGGACCGATCAGCTATGCCTTGATGCTCCTGTTGGTATCCTATCTGGCGGTCTATGTCGGCCTCTTCGCGGCGGGAGCACGACTCGCCTTTCGACGACACGCCGCGGCCCTTCTCCTCATTCCTTGTCTTTGGACGGCGCTGGAGCTGGTACGAGGACATCTTCTCACCGGCTTTCCCTGGTCGGCGCTCGCCTACTCGCAGTATCGTTTTCTCCCCGCGATCCAGATTGCAGACCTCGCCGGCATTTATGGGGTCGGCTTCGTTATTATATTGATCAATGTGGCCCTTTATCAAATGATCCGCGACGGCCTCCGGCGGCGCTGGCGGGAGGGACTCGTCACGGCGGGACTCCTGCTTCTGGTCTTCGGCTATGGATGGCTGCGGCTCTCTCAGCCGATGGGAGAGCCCCGGGGGATTCCGGTCTCCGTCGTTCAGGGGAACATCGATCAGGACCAAAAATGGGACGTGCGGGTGCGCAATGAGACGATCGAGAAATATAAACGGCTCTCCCTCTCCCCCATCGTGAAAGGAGAGACCCGGCCGGCCTTGGTCGTCTGGCCCGAATCGGCCGCCCCGTTCTTTTTCCAGACCGAGCCGGTTTATCGAGAGGAGCTCCTTCATCTCGCCGGCGAGGGGCGCTTCTATCTTCTGTTCGGCAGCCCGGCCTTCGAGCCGGCCCCGTCCGGACAGCTGCTCCTCCTCAACAGCGCCTATCTTCTCTCACCGGCCGCCCAGGTGGTCTCCCGTTACGACAAGATGCATCTGGTTCCCTTCGGGGAGTATATTCCCCTCTCCTCGATTCTCTTTTTTGTAAATAAAATGGTCGAGGGGATCGGCGAATTCATCCCCGGCCGCGACGCCACAGTGATGGAGGCCGACGGCGCCCGGATCGGGACGGTGATCTGCTTCGAGGTGATCTTCCCCGAGGTGGTCCGCCGCTTCGCCCAAAACGGCGCGACGGTGATGACCACGATTACGAACGACGCCTGGTTCGGCGACTCGGCGGCCCCTTACCAGCACTTTTCAATGGTCGTATTTCGGGCGATTGAGAACCGGGTTCCGTTCGCCCGCGCCGCCAACACCGGGATCTCCGGTTTTTACGACGCGAAGGGGCACATCCTTCAACAGAGTCCCCTCTTTGCGGAGGCAACCCTGACCGAGACGCTTCATCCCGGTATTCGTCGGACGTTCTACACCGATTACGGCGATCTCTTCGCCTTCGGTTGTGTTATAATCGCCGTCGGATTCACCCTGATTTCTTTCCGCGAAAGGAGAAAAACCGATGCTGATTGACCTGCAACAGACCCTTGAAGCGATCCGGCAAGAGATTAATCAGCTCCGGAGCCATCTTTGACCTCCCACACCTTCAAGATCAAATCGATCAACTCACCGCCGAATCAGTCGATCCGCTCTTTTGGAAAGAGCCTGCAAAAGCCCAAGCCCGTTTAACGCTCAAAACACGCGTTGAAAAGGAGCTGAAGCGCTGGAAGGAGATCGAGGGCCGGTTC encodes:
- the lnt gene encoding apolipoprotein N-acyltransferase, coding for MAPSAARGWRFPVVPLTLAALSGLLLCLSFPRWELYPLAWFALVPLFYALEGTSPKRAFLIGWMAGLVYFAGTLSWVTISMSQYGKIPGPISYALMLLLVSYLAVYVGLFAAGARLAFRRHAAALLLIPCLWTALELVRGHLLTGFPWSALAYSQYRFLPAIQIADLAGIYGVGFVIILINVALYQMIRDGLRRRWREGLVTAGLLLLVFGYGWLRLSQPMGEPRGIPVSVVQGNIDQDQKWDVRVRNETIEKYKRLSLSPIVKGETRPALVVWPESAAPFFFQTEPVYREELLHLAGEGRFYLLFGSPAFEPAPSGQLLLLNSAYLLSPAAQVVSRYDKMHLVPFGEYIPLSSILFFVNKMVEGIGEFIPGRDATVMEADGARIGTVICFEVIFPEVVRRFAQNGATVMTTITNDAWFGDSAAPYQHFSMVVFRAIENRVPFARAANTGISGFYDAKGHILQQSPLFAEATLTETLHPGIRRTFYTDYGDLFAFGCVIIAVGFTLISFRERRKTDAD
- a CDS encoding cation:proton antiporter; the protein is MHDTLLLQDLAVVMIVSGGVTIFFHRFHLPVVLGYILAGLIIGPHTPPSPLISDEGSIETLAQLGIIFLMFALGLDFNLRKLKEVGAAALLAATLEIVFMVWIGYETGQLFGWSVMDSLFLGAILSISSTTIIVKALEELGKTKEPFAQMIFGILIVEDVLAILIIALLSTVAMTGSLQLEEAVITAGRLGIFLVAVLVFGLLAVPRLLRYVGRYKSDEMLLVTVLALCFGFSLLAARFGYSIALGAFLIGAIIAEAREIGKIEHLVAPVRDMFSAVFFVAIGMQIDPALLVKYTIPIVVITLVVVIGKVVTCSLGTLIAGNDLRTSLRVGMGLAQIGEFSFIIASLGINLDVTAPFLYPIAVTVSAVTTLLTPFLIGLADRLVQRFDQRAPRTLVVWLNLYTDWIRRLKSSGRQSQANRLARRLAWQIGLNMVLITAAFTVAAYMAKGIDAPWLPASVGGPKALVWWVTVLVTLVPLLATFRKLQSFGFLLSEISVRQSGAGVRAPAIRTVISNSILVAGTVLMAVWIFLISLTFLPPWPILFVSLILIAAVSGLLWRVLIRIHDRAQIALDEVWQPSPLPFSEGRALPLPANLKEVVLETVFIDDRSAATGQLISELRLRSRTGASIIVIERNGDRMTNPDPSEELRAGDKLLLLGNPGQLAAARNFLGPQRPVS
- a CDS encoding DUF3105 domain-containing protein, translated to MKQTSIGVLFLALVLIANGALWAAPPDPKAKPPAKTEKAPESKEPGTAVPSLGNDHIQSIESPHPPYNSKPPTSGPHVPFVARWGIYDRQIPNELQVHNLEDGGVIIQYDCKNCTEMVQKIETLAKEYLQKAQTEGQKSRYGHLLVGPYAGLDTPIALTAWGKIDKLNEFDEARIRRFIEAYIGIDHHPSHE